In one window of Arctopsyche grandis isolate Sample6627 chromosome 6, ASM5162203v2, whole genome shotgun sequence DNA:
- the LOC143913923 gene encoding uncharacterized protein LOC143913923: MSGMSGGSMLRTRRKDANVKPNRRLDRKSSRGMLYENEELRLRTININAEVERGQSDIKKLKRENEQLRREVGALRGEYDRLERLLKARHQQDNSDAEGSGSCCSDCESECCNTQNNVNAASDVKKKCCRDDKVVETVCCKDESEGSCSMAGCGVSTCGKLSAVPEESILRVPYTQQQNLQACNCQIPPCIINADNPAPVQDYYTAVVTVPMASHLPDSQNIQLTASDIYPKTGLDILINNNNNAFEHFQGFTVSPPIGFIIPPQSNLHDSHESYQIVPNVDFENIRNVENLNTPSTGNEIQNGGNIEDLLNDFGPDCSKDSYFVCNTKKIIQQMTVQNTNIISTINCNCNTSSNKDLSNPDIIIVSSNAEAIDKPSFITEKNIELNYDYPKSVLNNVKDENQSPMLRCEETKSHDITQTTHTTTEVNTVMMFGRKKKSKENKFGRSHSAPVEPLSDEPIYATVQKLPKNLKRLHIRKLENEIKYIPPEDSEKEDDIVAELPNNNNNMSNIKDSDSESIDGGTKSNGVLPKVKLDSFSESSDKNETNARNSISKSPIIRKKKRFSIHFKRKNKKLNEKKIAESTETSDDIKNIEENKNKSDSDRLIEQSSSVESHDNTKLKDSSPTFICKKHKKLRQMSRHDSFKNKQCPLNYDNHNGHQCDKCSAHKKQGGRTCERVKKSCSPVRNYFKNDSYQEITTSHSERERTNSLSSSGHSGFSLATNKSRKMSATRTDDNIPWCGCWGNSCL; the protein is encoded by the exons ACATAAAGAAATTGAAGAGAGAGAATGAGCAATTGAGACGAGAAGTTGGAGCTCTTCGGGGTGAATACGATAGGCTGGAACGATTGCTGAAAGCCCGTCATCAACAGGATAATTCTGATGCCGAG GGCTCGGGCAGTTGTTGCAGCGATTGCGAATCGGAATGTTGTAATACCCAAAACAACGTAAACGCCGCTAGTGATGTTAAGAAAAAGTGTTGTAGAGACGACAAAGTAGTAGAAACTGTTTGTTGTAAAGACGAAAGTGAGGGGTCTTGCAGTATGGCTGGGTGCGGAGTGTCAACTTGCGGAAAGCTGAGTGCAGTTCCTGAAGAGTCCATACTGCGAGTCCCCTATACACAGCAGCAG aaTCTTCAAGCTTGTAATTGTCAAATTCCACCATGCATTATCAATGCCGATAATCCAGCACCGGTGCAAGATTATTACACGGCAGTCGTTACGGTGCCGATGGCATCTCATCTTCCAGATTCCCAAAACATTCAACTGACAGCATCAGACATATATCCCAAAACAGGACTGGACATACtcataaacaataataacaatgCTTTTGAACATTTCCAAGGATTCACCGTATCGCCTCCGATTGGTTTCATCATACCACCTCAGTCAAACCTTCACGATTCTCATGAATCATATCAAATCGTACCAAATGTCGACTTCGAAAACATCCGCAATGTAGAAAATTTAAACACGCCTTCAACTGGTAATGAAATCCAAAATGGTGGCAATATAGAAGATTTGTTAAATGATTTTGGACCTGATTGCTCCAAGGATTCATACTTTGTATGCAAtactaaaaaaatcatacaGCAAATGACCGTTCAAAACACAAACATCATCAGTACGATTAATTGTAACTGTAATACTAGTTCTAATAAAGATTTGTCGAATCCAGATATAATCATTGTAAGTTCAAATGCAGAGGCTATCGATAAACCTTCGTTTATTACagaaaaaaacattgaattgAATTATGACTACCCTAAATCAGTGTTGAATAATGTAAAAGATGAAAATCAAAGTCCTATGTTAAGGTGTGAAGAAACAAAGAGTCACGATATAACACAAACTACACATACAACAACAGAAGTAAACACTGTTATGATGTTTGGTAGAAAAAAGAAATCTAAGGAAAATAAATTTGGAAGATCTCATTCAGCGCCCGTGGAGCCATTAAGCGATGAACCGATTTATGCTACAGTTCAAAAGCTTCCAAAAAATCTGAAACGTTTACACATCAGAAAACTAGAGAATGAAATCAAGTACATTCCACCGGAAGATAGTGAAAAAGAAGACGATATTGTAGCTGAATTacccaataataataataatatgagtaATATTAAAGATTCAGATTCAGAATCAATAGATGGAGGAACCAAGTCAAACGGAGTTCTACCAAAAGTTAAATTGGATAGCTTCAGCGAATCATCAGATAAAAATGAAACCAATGCCAGAAATTCGATATCGAAGAGTCCAATCATAAGAAAGAAGAAAAGATTTTCTATTCACTTCAAGAggaaaaataagaaattaaacgagaaaaaaattgcAGAATCCACTGAAACTTCTGATGATATAAAAAACATcgaagaaaacaaaaacaaaagtgATTCGGATAGATTGATAGAACAGTCGTCATCGGTAGAATCCCATGATAACACTAAATTAAAGGATTCAAGTCCAACGTTTATTTGTAAGAAGCATAAAAAGTTAAGACAAATGTCGCGTCACGATTCctttaaaaacaaacaatgcCCCTTAAACTATGATAATCACAATGGACATCAATGTGACAAATGCTCCGCTCACAAAAAACAAGGAGGAAGAACATGTGAACGTGTTAAAAAGAGTTGTAGTCCcgtaagaaattattttaaaaatgatagtTATCAG GAGATAACAACGTCGCATTCAGAAAGAGAAAGAACCAACAGTCTTTCTTCATCGGGTCATTCAGGTTTCAGCCTGGCTACAAacaaatctagaaaaatgtCGGCCACACGAACAGACGATAATATCCCCTGGTGCGGATGCTGGGGAAACAGCTGTCTATAA